Within Citromicrobium bathyomarinum, the genomic segment CCCCTCGACCCGCTTCTCATCCATCTTGATGTCGCGGCCCTGGCTTTCCATCGCCGCCATGAAGAAGCGCAGCGCATCCGCGCCGTACTGGTCGATCAGGATCAGCGGATCGACCACGTTGCCCTTCGACTTGCTCATCTTGGAGCCGTCGGCGGCGCGCACGAGGCCGTGGAGGTACAGCTTCTCCCACGGCTTCTGTCCGGTGTTGAAATAGCCCGCCATCAGCATCCGCGCGTCCCAAAAGAACAGGATGTCGAAGCCCGAGATCAGCAGCGAGTTGGGATAGTGCTTTTCGAGCAGGTCGGTCTTTTCCGGCCAGCCGAGCGTGGCGAAGGGCCACAGGGCGCTGGAGAACCACGTGTCGAGAACGTCGTCGTCCTGAACCAGGCTGACGCCCGGCCCGGCGAGGCTTTGCGCCGCGTCGGCATCCTCGGCCACGATCACGCGGCCATCGTCGGCGTACCATGCCGGAATGCGGTGCCCCCACCACAGCTGGCGCGAAACGCACCACGGCTGGATGTTCTCCATCCAGTTGAAGAAGGTCTTCTCCCAGGTCTTGGGGACGATCTCGACCTCGCCGCTACGCACCGCCTCGATCGGCTTCACCGCGAGCTTTTCGGCGTCGACATACCACTGGTCGGTCAACCACGGCTCGATCACCACGCCGCCGCGATCACCGAAAGGCGTCGCGATCTGGCGCGGTTCAGCGTCGTGCTCGACTTCCTCGCCCTTCTTGGTCCTGGCGATGTGCGGGATCAGGTAGCCGTCGGCCTTGAGCCGCGCGACGACGGCTTCGCGCGCGCCGTTCAGTTCGTCGCGGCGGAAGCGGTGGAGGCCGATGAACTCCTCGGGCACCAGCCCGTCGGCTGTCTGCACGACATCGCCGTTCTGATCGAGCATGTTGAGCATCTCGGCGGGCTTGAACCCGGCGCGCTTGCCGACCTCGAAATCGTTGAAGTCGTGCCCCGGGGTGATCTTCACCGCGCCCGAACCCAGTTCGGGGTCGGCATGCTCGTCCGCCACGATGGGGATGCGGCGCCCGGTGATCGGCAGGATCACATGCTTGCCAACGACCGATGCGTAGCGCTCGTCGGTCGGATGAACCGCCACGGCCATGTCGGCCAGCATCGTTTCGGGGCGGGTGGTGGCGACCTCGATATAGTCACGACCATCGGCCAGAGTTACGCCCTCTTCCAGCGGATAGCGGAAGTGCCAGAAGCTGCCGGCGATCGTCTGCTGCTCGACTTCGAGGTCCGAAATCGCGGTCTTCAGCTTCGGGTCCCAGTTCACCAGCCGCTTGTCGCGGTAGATCAGCCCGTCGTTGTACAGGTCGACGAACACCTTGGTGACGGCTTTGCTGAAATGCTCGTCCATCGTGAATTGTTCACGCGACCAGTCCATCGAGCAGCCCAGGCGGCGCAGCTGGCCCGTAATGGCACCGCCGCTTTCGGCCTTCCACTCCCACACCTTCTGGATGAAGTCCTCGCGGGAGTAGTTGGTGCGCTTGTCCTGCTTCGCTTCCAGCTGCCGCTCGACCACCATCTGCGTGGCGATACCGGCATGGTCCATGCCGACCACCCACAGCGCATCCTTGCCGCGCAGCCGTTCGTAACGGACGACGATGTCCTGCAAGGTGTTGTCGAGCGCGTGGCCGATATGCAGGCTGCCGGTGACGTTGGGCGGCGGGTTGACGATGGTGAAGGGTTCCGCATCCGGGCGTTCGGGCCGGAAGCAGCCATTCTGTTCCCAATGCGCGTACCAGCGCGCTTCGATGTCGGCGGGGTCGAAGGTGGTCGAGAGCGTGTTCGTCATGGTGTGTGCCATAAGCAGCGCGAGACGCGATTGTCACCACACGGCTTGTGATCATAACGCTTTGCCCGCATAGCGTTGCCCGATGGCGACCGAGGCGGACTATACTCTGGACAAGGGGGATGGGGGGCGCACGGTCCTGCGGCTCAAAGGCCCGTACCTGCTTTCCACCATCGCCAATGTCGACCGCGGCCTGCGCAAGCTGGACGATGATATCGACGTGATCGACCTTGCCGAGGTGAGCGAGATCGACACTGTCGGTGCCTGGTTCGCCTGCACGCTGGCGCGCAATCACTCCGCCTCGATCGAAAATGCCAGCGAACGGGCCGACCGCCTGCTGACAGCGGTGGGCGAGAGCGCCAACAGCTCCGATGTCTCCGCCCCGCGGCTGCCGCTGCTGACGCGCGCGCCCGAAGCAATGGGCGAAAAAGTGTTCGAAGCCGGGCGCGGGATCGTCAGCGTGGTCGGCTTTTTCGGACAGATACTGGCGGGCGCGGCCTCGCTGATTCGCCATCCGCGCCGGTTCCGCCATCGCGCGATGGTGCATCAGTTCGAATCGGTCGGCGTCAACGCGCTGCCCATCATCGGCTTGATGAGCTTCCTGATCG encodes:
- a CDS encoding valine--tRNA ligase, whose translation is MTNTLSTTFDPADIEARWYAHWEQNGCFRPERPDAEPFTIVNPPPNVTGSLHIGHALDNTLQDIVVRYERLRGKDALWVVGMDHAGIATQMVVERQLEAKQDKRTNYSREDFIQKVWEWKAESGGAITGQLRRLGCSMDWSREQFTMDEHFSKAVTKVFVDLYNDGLIYRDKRLVNWDPKLKTAISDLEVEQQTIAGSFWHFRYPLEEGVTLADGRDYIEVATTRPETMLADMAVAVHPTDERYASVVGKHVILPITGRRIPIVADEHADPELGSGAVKITPGHDFNDFEVGKRAGFKPAEMLNMLDQNGDVVQTADGLVPEEFIGLHRFRRDELNGAREAVVARLKADGYLIPHIARTKKGEEVEHDAEPRQIATPFGDRGGVVIEPWLTDQWYVDAEKLAVKPIEAVRSGEVEIVPKTWEKTFFNWMENIQPWCVSRQLWWGHRIPAWYADDGRVIVAEDADAAQSLAGPGVSLVQDDDVLDTWFSSALWPFATLGWPEKTDLLEKHYPNSLLISGFDILFFWDARMLMAGYFNTGQKPWEKLYLHGLVRAADGSKMSKSKGNVVDPLILIDQYGADALRFFMAAMESQGRDIKMDEKRVEGYRNFATKLWNAVRYCQTNGIGASQSIAAPEARLAVNSWIIGEVIETKATIEKALADLRFDAAANAIYHFVWDRFCDWYLELIKPVFAGDAADADSPPAQETRAVAGWAIDQILVMLHPFMPFVTEELWHAQAQFQGGERPYELMLAAWPDPQAEVDADAVAAIDWVIALTTAVRGAKSELGIAPGAKLEAWLPAPSPLATRVVERSAAAIERLARLTPLHLGEEAPAGPAMQVAAGEDAFIIPLEGHVDVEAEKARLTKAMEASQKEFGSLDKRLSNPSFVEKAKPEAVEKAKADAAFHASEIDRLRAALARLG